In the genome of Caenorhabditis elegans chromosome IV, the window CACAACTTAAAAGTGGTCtaatgttttataaaaatatgacAACGCTAATTgcttttatcacatttttcgaaacgAACCTTGACGTTTTCCGATGCTTTTGAATCCAATATTCGAATCCTTAAACTGAAAATCAGTGCTCTTGGTAccaaaatcaacattttcatgAACCGTCAAAGCGTCCAAATTTTGAGGCATTGCGGTTGTTAACCttaaaaacctttaaaaaccttggttaaaaaatagaagattCAATCAGttcttgattttgattttttgaaagtgacGGGTTCCCTTCGAAATTTCAACTCAGTCGTGTGATTaagtaagttttcaatttaacaaACTAGATTTATCGTGGTCTTCGATATTCAGagagaattttctaaatttttttctgcacttttatgttattgactgaaattttgcaggACTCATAGAAAAATGGCTCATCATTGCACTGATTTTCAGTTTAAGGATTCGAATATTGGATTCAAAAGCATCGGAAAACGTCAAGGTTcgtttcgaaaaatgtgataaaagcAATTAGCGTTgtcatatttttataaaacattaGACCACTTTTAAGTTGTGAGCGTAAAGCAAGTACCTAAATCAAATTCTGTCAATTTTAAACGCTCGGTGGGAGAAAATTCCCGGCGCCTTACGGGCGCCTTTCGAAAAGGCGCGTCACTTTTGCTATACAGCCTCATTATCGCAGGCAAACGAAACCACACAGGCGCGCGTTCCCACCATGCCAGAGCCCGCCATCTCCTGCTTGATGGGAGCGCGCGCCTGCGTGGTATCGTTTGCCTGAGAGCTGTATAGCAAAAGCTGTAAAGCTGTATAGTTTAGCAAAGGTGGCGCCCCCTCGGTACATGTAAaggtaaatattttcaaaaatatttcaccaCCATCGCACAAACCCAATtgattcaaataggaattaggggacAACGgagattttttaacttttcaaaaatcgtataAAACATTGTCAATCAGACTAGCTGTTAATACTTTTGAATAGAAATCACATAATAAATtactataaaattttagacacATCTACCAAAAAACAACCATGCGATCCATCAGTAAATAAAAAGTGTGGTAAGTTGGAGCAATACAAGAAACTCACACAAAAATGTAATTACCTTTCAGTTTTCGAAGCCGATTCATCAGATGGAACTTCATATTGTAATATGGATGCGAACAAAAAAGACCCGCGTTGCCCAGGTACacattgatttcaaaaactgatcgttttcagaaaatgttttttttacaaaaaaatgaataagatctctcagtttttgtatttatattgaataaattctataattttcaaatgagaactcgacaatttttaaagaataatcaatttttttcagggagTGAACCAGGTGATAATTGTCTCAAAATCACTGATAAGGACTGTCATTTCCGTAAGTTATTCTTGAACATATTCcctaatttataatttcagcaCTCAAACAGGAGGAAATTAATCAAAAGTGTCAGGATTTTAAGCAAGATCACAGGTGTCCGGGTAGGAAATCAGTCGTTTCATTATATTCATTTCATAATATACGTCTATATTTTTAGGAACGATCTGGTACTGTACTATCGCACCAAAGCATGCCGATAGGAACTTGTGCAATAATGTCAATACAACACATGGTTTGTTAtcaggaaaatcgataatttatcctgctgattttgaaaataactgttTTAAGCCTATGCTTCTATcaggatttcagaaaattttcgtcGTTGTACAGTGATTATTTCTAATGTCAATCCATCTGAATCTatctctgaaatattttaattctcaGGCAGCATGCTCTTTAgaacttattgatttttcagatccaGAAGTGTGTTATGCAGCAGGTGATCCTGCGTGTGTAAAACGTAagtttaatagtttttttctgtaCTTTGAATAaagctttcaattttcagctatccCACCGACAGCATCATATGGCACGgatttctgcaaaaagtataCCAATGATTGCCAATGTTACTCAATGCGTCTTGgtattcaacaaattttctaatttctgaaaagtcgataaaatATACTTTTCAGGATTCTTGCCTATTTATCCAAACCGCGCACTCTGCAAGTTGCATCACGCTGAAATAAAGAAATGGATTTGGGCATGCGTTGTAAAAAGTGGTGTGTTattctgccaaaaattgacaatgtGATtctattattgaaaaaaataattgcaggGGATATTGGTGCAGGGTGTTACAAAGACACCGACCATGATTGCAATCACAATACGAGTATGacaattttctaactttttattccaaaaatattttttaagcaaTGACTGAGGCAGAAGCAAAATACCTGTGCATTGATGAATTTGAGTTTAGAGACTTGAGATGTCCtagtttgttttaatttttcacaattcgataaatcattcactttttttaggACTCTCTGGTGAAGGTTGTGACAAGCCTGTTGATGCCGATTGCAGTATGTTTTGAATCttcaatttcattcaaattgttaaaaactcaatttacAGCAACGACTCCTGAACCCACAACCACGGTGACAACTACATTCCCTACTACTTCGATGAAGGTATAAAAATCAGCGAAGCGCAACAATATCAGTATTTTCCTGTCCTATTTGCTTcaagtttttaacattttctctttttttctcacatCTAAAACAACCGGGTTTTTGCTGCGAGAcataaaaacttaaatttttcaaaaacgaggACATCTTTCAGAGGAGaccgccaccaccaccgcctCCACCAATACATGAAGCGCGACCAGAGGTTGGCAATTCGAATCAACTCAGAACAACTGCAGCATCTAGGAAGGATTTTGAGGTGAGAAACTTTAGGAAAATGCATGtatttttccgagaaaatcaataatttacaaaacaaaatttaaaatttaaaaacttgataaatcgatgaattttcatgaaaataccGAAAAGTATATCTTGAAAAGTCGataaagttttgtaaaaatcgataattcttgAGATAAACACGTTATTTGAAGTGTCCAATGATTTcctataaaaatcaataattttgcaaTATTCCAGCAGACGTCCACGTCAGCTCCAGCAACGTCAACATCATCAACAGCAGGAATCATTGGAGGAGTTGCTGCTTTGGTGGTGGTATGTGCTCTTGCAgtgctcttcttcttctgctgGAGAAATCGTAAGAAGGAGAAGCCGAATGTCATCAGGAAAGCACCACTTAGAGCACCTATCCGTCCCAGACAGTCTCCGAATCCGAATAGCAAGCCTACTACGGTATGGGTTGGGAGATATTttaagcacaaaaaaaaactaaaactatgATTTCAGCATCCATCTGAAAAGAGTGAAAAGGGCGGGGCAACATCTGCACCTCCAAAGAACACAGAAATGAGGGAGAAGCTTCTGGAGACTCAAGCCAACCTTCAGAAGATCCGGGCCCACATGAAGAAGAACGCTCTACGGCACAAATCGGACACTAGAACATCGAAGTTCAAAAAGATGGGAGCAATCTTCATTCTCATGGAGCCtgatgtaagtttttgagGCTCACGCAAAGAGCCTTTGGCTAGCCTACctcatattttcagagacaactgaaaaaaaatcatgtatgtTTTGCAGATTCTCACGCCGCCGGTACTTCCCAACGTTGCCCTCGACAAAGTGTTTTATGATCCGACATACAACGAGATGTACGATATTGGAACCGATGTTGATGACATCGAGCTGGATGCGTCCTTTATGGTGGATCCAAGCACAATCACGGAGGACGAGGCAACGAAGAACACACCATCGTAAAAGGGAACGGAGACAACAGAGGATACAAAGAAGCCGACGGGAGGAAATAagaagaaataagaaaaattgatgggaTTTGATTTGAGAACAGATTTTGAGAACGTCAGAAcagatttttgagaacaataTTTTACTagattccgatttttttggctttACACATACAGTTTGcagcttttcagaaaatcgatatatttCAAGGAAATCAGTGCaattttagcgaaaattgagaatttcttataaagtttcatttgaaaaacattttattttaaagtgaACTCTTGCCAcgcaatctttttttttcaaatttgatttgaaaatatcaaaaattgaattagttCTCGATTCTGGAATCTTCGAAACGGGCGATTCTTAATGACAAGTGAGTTTATTTTGCTACTTTGAAACGATGCTCCGAGGTTCCGATGGGGGTGCTCTTTTCGATGCTCCTGCATTTCAAGAGTGTTGTTTAGCATCAGAAAGAGcgggaattggaaattttgaatgaaagaCCACGgagttattgattttctgttcaaaaaagtCCTAATCGATTCTATGTTTATGTTCAATTTGTCTTTCAGGGTTGACTGGAGTGGTGGAGCAAAGGAGGAGACGGCGGATGCGATGGAGCCAATGGAAAGAAGATTAATTTTAATGAACTattttaattatatatttgttggttaaaaaaaatattattgattaGGGCTTTAAAAAcgccaaaaacttttgtttgatattttgaaactaaacttAAAACTTTATGGATGCAACGAGCTCATTCCGGCAAAAGTCGGTTGCTCTCAGATGTTCcaactatttattttaaactttttcgacAAACTTGACTGTTACCGACAATTTCAATAATCTTCAGCAATTCAGcatttttgaacgaatttgttaattttgtcGTCTTCGGAAGtttatgacatttttttccaacttttgaaaactctcCGCAATCGGCGGCAATTGTCAACAGCTTCAGacatttttctccatttcccGCAACTTTCGGCAGTTTCAAGCAGTTTTCGACAGCTCATAAAAGTTTTCGcttattctggaaatttttcggcaacttcgcACATTTCCTCAGCTTtctatttttagtttttccatAAGTAACGGGAGACTATGGCCTCCATGAGAAGAAGGCGTGCTTTCAGGGCCTGGCGCCTGCCTCCAACCTGCCCGCCTCACGCTGCCTCGCCTCATCTCTGCACTTGGGCGAGAAGTCTGCGGATTGATGTTTACGTCGCGGCCAACACTTTTCTGGTTCAGCGCCGCACTATAGGGCTATACAGGAGGCGcgaggcaggcggaggtcggGCGCGGCTCGCGCTTCGGCGCCTGCATGGAAGCCCTAGCCAGTTTCCCATAGTTTCTGCAAACATTGGCCAACTTGCTCCCAGTTTTCGATAACTTTCATCAGCTTTTgctcaattctggcaatttttgacaataacAAAAGACTGTTTGAAAGAACATTCGCCAACTTTAGATGTtcgttttatattttgaagacGCTTGCCAACTATcactaattaaaatttccggcaaattgtcggagtttaaaatgtccggcaaattggcaagccggcaatttgccgaaaactctCTCCTCAAAATGCACGTTGTGTCAGAAAGTCTCAtcgcggtttgatctacaaaaaatgcgggaatttttcaccagagaaattgtgacgtcagcacactcttaaccacgcgaaatcagatgagatgtctgcgtctcttctcccgcatttttcgtagatcaaagcgaaatgggactttctgacaccacgtgaaaatGTGTGGTGATGAGTATGTTTTATCAGATAATATAAAAGTTATCAGGGAACcgaaaaatcatatgaagtgcttttttcttttaaaaaactattcagCATAGtcatatttatcaaaaaaattatttttttaaagattatttttaagaaattcagaaaatgcatCTAAagcttcttttcaaaaattcaaaagtaccggaaaatcatataaagtgcttcttttttcttttataaaactgtttagcatagtcgaatataccagaaaataccaaacaaagtatgctaTCTTGTACgaaagattattttaaaaaattcagaaaatgcatctaaagcggttttttttcaaaaattcaaaagtaccggaaaatcataaaaagtgcttcttttttcttttataacaCTGTTTAGCATagtcaaatataccagaaaataccaaacaaagtatgctaTCTTGTACgaaagattattttaaaaaattcagaaaatgcatctaaagcggttttttttcaaaaattcaaaagtaccggaaaatcatataaagtacttcttttttcttttataaaactgtttagcatagtcgaatataccagaaaataccaaacaaagtatgctaTCTTGTACgaaagattattttaaaaaattcagaaaatgcatctaaagcggttttttttcaaaaattcaaaagtaccggaaaatcataaaaagtgcttcttttttcttttataacaCTGTTTAGCATagtcaaatataccagaaaataccaaacaaagtatgctaTCTTGTACgaaagattattttaaaaaattcagaaaatgcatctaaagcggttttttttcaaaaattcaaaagtaccggaaaatcatataaagtgcttcttttttcttttataaaactgtttagcatagtcgaatataccagaaaataccaaacaaagtatgctaTCTTGTACgaaagattattttaaaaaattcagaaaatgcatctaaagcggttttttttcaaaaattcaaaagtaccggaaaatcataaaaagtgcttcttttttcttttataacaCTGTTTAGCATagtcaaatataccagaaaataccaaacaaagtatgctaTCTTGTACgaaagattattttaaaaaattcagaaaatgcatctaaagcggttttttttcaaaaattcaaaagtaccggaaaatcataaaaagtgcttcttttttcttttataacaCTGTTTAGCATagtcaaatataccagaaaataccaaacaaagtatgctaTCTTGTACgaaagattattttaaaaaattcagaaaatgcatctaaagcggttttttttcaaaaattcaaaagtaccggaaaatcataaaaagtgcttcttttttcttttataacaCTGTTTAGCATagtcaaatataccagaaaataccaaacaaagtatgctaTCTTGTACgaaagattattttaaaaaattcagaaaatgcatctaaagcggttttttttcaaaaattcaaaagtaccggaaaatcatatgaagtgcttcttttttcttttataaaactgtttagcatagtcgaatataccagaaaataccaaacaaagtatgctaTCTTGTACgaaagattattttaaaaaattcagaaaatgcatctaaagcggttttttttcaaaaattcaaaagtaccggaaaatcataaaaagtgcttcttttttcttttataacaCTGTTTAGCATagtcaaatataccagaaaataccaaacaaagtatgctaTCTTGTACggaagattattttaaaaaattcagaaaatgcatctaaagcggttttttttcaaaaattcaaaagtaccggaaaatcatatgaagtgcttcttttttcttttataaaactgtttagcatagtcgaatataccagaaaataccaaacaaagtatgctaTCTTGTACgaaagattattttaaaaaattcagaaaatgcatctaaagcggttttttttcaaaaattcaaaagtaccggaaaatcataaaaagtgcttcttttttcttttataacaCTGTTTAGCATagtcaaatataccagaaaataccaaacaaagtatgctaTCTTGTACggaagattattttaaaaaattcagaaaatgcatctaaagcggttttttttcaaaaattcaaaagtaccggaaaatcatatgaagtgcttcttttttcttttataaaactgtttagctCTCAGCTTTCTTCTTTCTCCGGAGTCTCTTCGAACCGCCAGCTTCTCCTCCACGATCGACTGGCTGACGACGTTGTCTGGGCCTTCTTCTTCGTCCTCTGCAGCGTCTTCTTCGTCATTCGTTGGATTTGACACTAAAATCCTTGCGTTCGGAGCCATGCAACTGTTTGAGATCCGAACCAATTGTCTTCTCTCTCGAATTTCGCATCGACCATCAGAACCACGTCctttttgttccaaataaTCGATCGGTTGAACCATTGGCGCACTCTTCAGTATCAGCTTTATTTCACTCTTCCGCTCGTTTCCATAGAAACCTCATTCCTTAAATCTCGAAAACTTCGATCTCGATTCTCCTTTGAATGCTGCTGCATCGTCCTCAGTCATCGACACAAGAGCATCTCCTTGATATTTGCTCGAAAATCTCCGCTGGGATCTTCATGTGCATCCTCCCAGCCACCTCGAACTTCTtcgatcagaaaaaaaaaatttctaaaattcttcAAAGATTTGCGTTCAAAATGTTGAACCTCAATGGTTTTCAATCACCTTTCTTAACGGAAAAATTTCTGTCTCGAAAATGTATGATTAATGTGGAAAATAAAACCGGTTCTGAGACCGGGAGgaagaaaacaaacaaaaatttacctTACTCGACAGGATGACGTCTTTCTTCTTCCGCTTCCACAATCAAATATGCTGAACTGCATTACGCTGACTCGCCACATCCGATGCTCTTGGATCCTCCGTTGGCGATCAGCAAGACTTTCCAAAGTCAGGTACGGCAAAAATAATTGCCCAATCCATACTGGATTCTTTTACAGCGTTACAGACGCTGTATCGATTTTAAAATCACACACTGACACATTATATCAGTTTTCACTTTGTCAACTGGCTTCACGAATAAAGGCACGGTCATGATACCgcaatattttgaatgaaatactTACATTAGAATCTTAGATTCTTCCTGCGTTCCTCCGCTAGCCATTGACCATCGACTTTCCGTCTTCTTGATGCTCTGGACCCGATCCTCGACTGCCACTTGTCTTGATCTTCATGTGAACTTGTTGTTCCGTCCCGCATCCTCTTCCACGACCGA includes:
- the Y69A2AR.12 gene encoding Chitin-binding type-2 domain-containing protein (Partially confirmed by transcript evidence) → MAHHCTDFQFKDSNIGFKSIGKRQDTSTKKQPCDPSVNKKCVFEADSSDGTSYCNMDANKKDPRCPGSEPGDNCLKITDKDCHFPLKQEEINQKCQDFKQDHRCPGTIWYCTIAPKHADRNLCNNVNTTHDPEVCYAAGDPACVKPIPPTASYGTDFCKKYTNDCQCYSMRLGFLPIYPNRALCKLHHAEIKKWIWACVVKSGDIGAGCYKDTDHDCNHNTTMTEAEAKYLCIDEFEFRDLRCPRLSGEGCDKPVDADCTTTPEPTTTVTTTFPTTSMKRRPPPPPPPPIHEARPEVGNSNQLRTTAASRKDFEQTSTSAPATSTSSTAGIIGGVAALVVVCALAVLFFFCWRNRKKEKPNVIRKAPLRAPIRPRQSPNPNSKPTTHPSEKSEKGGATSAPPKNTEMREKLLETQANLQKIRAHMKKNALRHKSDTRTSKFKKMGAIFILMEPDILTPPVLPNVALDKVFYDPTYNEMYDIGTDVDDIELDASFMVDPSTITEDEATKNTPS
- the Y69A2AR.51 gene encoding uncharacterized protein (Partially confirmed by transcript evidence); this encodes MTRLTGVVEQRRRRRMRWSQWKED